In Brachypodium distachyon strain Bd21 chromosome 2, Brachypodium_distachyon_v3.0, whole genome shotgun sequence, one genomic interval encodes:
- the LOC100830502 gene encoding protein EXECUTER 2, chloroplastic isoform X1 produces MPASCATPAAALPVSRRAPPPPPPQFAAHVPAARRGSSSATACRCTTASASASAAAAAPPSAWDWPRWTRHFAEVDQAESYASVLAFRLEEAVEGEDFAEAAALKRAIRDATAHDAVAHVMAQLKSAIEEQRYQDASRLTKLAGTSLVGWWVGYAKDTDDSIGRIVRISPGVGRYVAKSYSPRQLVTASSGSPLFEIFLVRDEDETYTMKVVHLRPTKGTSSASPLSTTTTEGRVKVENDTSSESSAPSDGVKEEANTDSQLKGNEDTEEKTQDVGNTKESSVEGLKSVLNFFKSRIPEFKVQVINVDVPDETELVSDSPEELVQDDVKSTSENSLEEPGTEEFEEEDVSDGESDSNEDSKSPGVKLFISGVVHNKEDMAGAKSYVRVPAEISNLEKDSFELYIPGKGSDRDLTETKAAKQKVADMAAKLASELMPSDVAKALWGTTKSSSKMMDPLQINKEVQELLKLTLSKARVKLTENTIFNRIITDSNGSDPFNGLYVGAFSPYGPEVVQLRRKFGHWNSTDEVEFFEYVEAVKLTGDLSVPAGQITFRAKVGKGSRLENRGAYPEEFGVTASYKGQGRIAQPGFKNPRWVDGELLVLNGKSTIPHLGGAELGFLYSVPEQSFLVLFDRLTLPE; encoded by the exons ATGCCGGCCTCGTGcgccacgccggcggcggcgctcccggtctcgcgccgcgcgcccccgccgccgccgccgcagttcGCCGCGCACGTGcctgccgcccgccgcggctcctcctccgccacggcCTGCCGCTGCACCACGGCCTCTGCCTCAGCctcagcggcggccgcggctccTCCATCCGCCTGGGACTGGCCCCGCTGGACCCGGCACTTCGCGGAGGTGGACCAGGCCGAGAGCTACGCGTCCGTGCTCGCCTTCCGGCTcgaggaggccgtggagggcgaggacttcgccgaggccgccgccctcAAGCGGGCCATCCGCGACGCCACCGCGCACGACGCCGTCGCCCACGTCATGGCCCAGCTCAAG AGCGCTATAGAGGAACAGCGGTACCAGGACGCGTCCAGATTGACCAAGCTCGCCGGAACCAGCTTG gTAGGTTGGTGGGTGGGATACGCTAAGGACACTGATGACTCGATCGGGAGGATTGTGCGGATAAGCCCTGGTGTTGGGAGATACGTGGCCAAGAGCTACAGCCCAAG GCAATTGGTCACTGCATCCTCAGGGTCTCCATTATTTGAGATATTCCTCGTCAGAGACGAAGACGAGACGTATACAATGAAG GTGGTACACTTGCGACCAACAAAAGGAACTTCAAGTGCATCGCCCCTATCAACAACAACCACCGAAGGTCGAGTTAAGGTAGAAAATGATACTTCATCAGAAAGTAGTGCTCCATCCGACGGCGTTAAAGAGGAAGCAAATACAGATAGTCAGTTAAAAGGAAATGAAGATACTGAGGAGAAAACACAAGATGTTGGAAACACCAAGGAGAGTAGCGTTGAAGGGTTGAAGagtgttttgaattttttcaaGTCCCGGATTCCTGAATTCAAAGTTCAAGTGATAAATGTAGATGTGCCGGACGAAACTGAATTAGTTTCAGATTCACCGGAAGAATTAGTGCAAGATGATGTGAAGTCCACATCAGAGAACTCGTTGGAAGAGCCCGGCACTGAGGAattcgaggaggaagatgtttCTGATGGAGAATCAGACTCGAATGAAGACAGTAAAAGTCCAGGAGTGAAGCTTTTCATTAGTGGAGTGGTTCATAATAAAGAGGATATGGCTGGAGCAAAATCTTATGTTCGAGTTCCTGCTGAAATAAGTAACTTGGAAAAGGACTCCTTTGAACTGTACATTCCTGGAAAAGGTTCTGATCGAGATCTGACTGAAACAAAGGCCGCAAAGCAGAAAGTTGCGGATATGGCTGCTAAATTAGCATCAGAGCTCATGCCTTCTGATGTTGCAAAGGCATTATGGGGCACCACCAAGAGTTCTTCAAAG ATGATGGATCCACTGCAGATAAATAAAGAAGTCCAGGAGCTTTTAAAACTTACACTGAGCAAGGCCCGAGTCAAGCTGACTGAGAATACCATTTTCAACCGGATCATTACGGACTCTAATGGCTCAGATCCATTTAATG GTCTCTATGTGGGAGCATTTAGTCCATATGGACCAGAAGTTGTGCAGCTCCGTCGAAAGTTCGGCCATTGGAATAGTACTGACGAAGTTGAGTTTTTCGAGTATGTTGAAGCAGTCAAGTTGACTGGTGATCTGAGTGTCCCTGCTGGACAG ATAACGTTCCGTGCTAAGGTTGGGAAGGGCAGTCGTCTTGAGAATCGTGGTGCATATCCAGAAGAGTTTGGTGTG aCTGCCAGTTATAAAGGCCAGGGAAGAATAGCACAACCTGGATTCAAAAACCCTCGGTGGGTGGACGGTGAGCTATTGGTGCTCAATGGCAAG AGTACAATTCCACACCTTGGTGGTGCAGAGCTCGGTTTCTTGTACAGTGTGCCTGAGCAGAGCTTCTTGGTTCTCTTTGACCGGCTTACACTTCCCGAGTGA
- the LOC100830502 gene encoding protein EXECUTER 2, chloroplastic isoform X2 has product MPASCATPAAALPVSRRAPPPPPPQFAAHVPAARRGSSSATACRCTTASASASAAAAAPPSAWDWPRWTRHFAEVDQAESYASVLAFRLEEAVEGEDFAEAAALKRAIRDATAHDAVAHVMAQLKSAIEEQRYQDASRLTKLAGTSLVGWWVGYAKDTDDSIGRIVRISPGVGRYVAKSYSPRQLVTASSGSPLFEIFLVRDEDETYTMKVVHLRPTKGTSSASPLSTTTTEGRVKVENDTSSESSAPSDGVKEEANTDSQLKGNEDTEEKTQDVGNTKESSVEGLKSVLNFFKSRIPEFKVQVINVDVPDETELVSDSPEELVQDDVKSTSENSLEEPGTEEFEEEDVSDGESDSNEDSKSPGVKLFISGVVHNKEDMAGAKSYVRVPAEISNLEKDSFELYIPGKGSDRDLTETKAAKQKVADMAAKLASELMPSDVAKALWGTTKSSSKINKEVQELLKLTLSKARVKLTENTIFNRIITDSNGSDPFNGLYVGAFSPYGPEVVQLRRKFGHWNSTDEVEFFEYVEAVKLTGDLSVPAGQITFRAKVGKGSRLENRGAYPEEFGVTASYKGQGRIAQPGFKNPRWVDGELLVLNGKSTIPHLGGAELGFLYSVPEQSFLVLFDRLTLPE; this is encoded by the exons ATGCCGGCCTCGTGcgccacgccggcggcggcgctcccggtctcgcgccgcgcgcccccgccgccgccgccgcagttcGCCGCGCACGTGcctgccgcccgccgcggctcctcctccgccacggcCTGCCGCTGCACCACGGCCTCTGCCTCAGCctcagcggcggccgcggctccTCCATCCGCCTGGGACTGGCCCCGCTGGACCCGGCACTTCGCGGAGGTGGACCAGGCCGAGAGCTACGCGTCCGTGCTCGCCTTCCGGCTcgaggaggccgtggagggcgaggacttcgccgaggccgccgccctcAAGCGGGCCATCCGCGACGCCACCGCGCACGACGCCGTCGCCCACGTCATGGCCCAGCTCAAG AGCGCTATAGAGGAACAGCGGTACCAGGACGCGTCCAGATTGACCAAGCTCGCCGGAACCAGCTTG gTAGGTTGGTGGGTGGGATACGCTAAGGACACTGATGACTCGATCGGGAGGATTGTGCGGATAAGCCCTGGTGTTGGGAGATACGTGGCCAAGAGCTACAGCCCAAG GCAATTGGTCACTGCATCCTCAGGGTCTCCATTATTTGAGATATTCCTCGTCAGAGACGAAGACGAGACGTATACAATGAAG GTGGTACACTTGCGACCAACAAAAGGAACTTCAAGTGCATCGCCCCTATCAACAACAACCACCGAAGGTCGAGTTAAGGTAGAAAATGATACTTCATCAGAAAGTAGTGCTCCATCCGACGGCGTTAAAGAGGAAGCAAATACAGATAGTCAGTTAAAAGGAAATGAAGATACTGAGGAGAAAACACAAGATGTTGGAAACACCAAGGAGAGTAGCGTTGAAGGGTTGAAGagtgttttgaattttttcaaGTCCCGGATTCCTGAATTCAAAGTTCAAGTGATAAATGTAGATGTGCCGGACGAAACTGAATTAGTTTCAGATTCACCGGAAGAATTAGTGCAAGATGATGTGAAGTCCACATCAGAGAACTCGTTGGAAGAGCCCGGCACTGAGGAattcgaggaggaagatgtttCTGATGGAGAATCAGACTCGAATGAAGACAGTAAAAGTCCAGGAGTGAAGCTTTTCATTAGTGGAGTGGTTCATAATAAAGAGGATATGGCTGGAGCAAAATCTTATGTTCGAGTTCCTGCTGAAATAAGTAACTTGGAAAAGGACTCCTTTGAACTGTACATTCCTGGAAAAGGTTCTGATCGAGATCTGACTGAAACAAAGGCCGCAAAGCAGAAAGTTGCGGATATGGCTGCTAAATTAGCATCAGAGCTCATGCCTTCTGATGTTGCAAAGGCATTATGGGGCACCACCAAGAGTTCTTCAAAG ATAAATAAAGAAGTCCAGGAGCTTTTAAAACTTACACTGAGCAAGGCCCGAGTCAAGCTGACTGAGAATACCATTTTCAACCGGATCATTACGGACTCTAATGGCTCAGATCCATTTAATG GTCTCTATGTGGGAGCATTTAGTCCATATGGACCAGAAGTTGTGCAGCTCCGTCGAAAGTTCGGCCATTGGAATAGTACTGACGAAGTTGAGTTTTTCGAGTATGTTGAAGCAGTCAAGTTGACTGGTGATCTGAGTGTCCCTGCTGGACAG ATAACGTTCCGTGCTAAGGTTGGGAAGGGCAGTCGTCTTGAGAATCGTGGTGCATATCCAGAAGAGTTTGGTGTG aCTGCCAGTTATAAAGGCCAGGGAAGAATAGCACAACCTGGATTCAAAAACCCTCGGTGGGTGGACGGTGAGCTATTGGTGCTCAATGGCAAG AGTACAATTCCACACCTTGGTGGTGCAGAGCTCGGTTTCTTGTACAGTGTGCCTGAGCAGAGCTTCTTGGTTCTCTTTGACCGGCTTACACTTCCCGAGTGA